The Toxorhynchites rutilus septentrionalis strain SRP chromosome 3, ASM2978413v1, whole genome shotgun sequence genome includes a region encoding these proteins:
- the LOC129776128 gene encoding putative glutathione-specific gamma-glutamylcyclotransferase 2: MNTTFESNGIASDGDLWIFGYGSLVWKADFPFEEKRTGYIKGFLRRFFQNSVDHRGTEEQPGRVVTLIRSQNPESKVWGMGYRIARHDSADVLRHLDDREKNGYDRHCVRFYPHSPSGTQTNDAKDIILYVASQENPSFAGQRGNLEEIAKQISTASGASGSNSEYVYKLADAMRQFYPGEQDEHLFQLEQIVKLIDKGDIQMHHTGIPLCDINHICHDG; this comes from the exons ATGAATACCACATTCGAGAGTAATGGAATCGCTAGTGATGGTGatctttggatttttggatatggATCTCTTGTGTGGAAAGCAGATTTTCCTTTTGAGGAAAAACGTACAGGCTATATCAAAGGGTTCCTGAGaagatttttccaaaatagcgTCGATCATAGGGGAACAGAAGAACAG CCTGGTCGTGTTGTCACATTAATTAGGTCACAGAACCCCGAGTCTAAAGTGTGGGGAATGGGATATCGCATTGCTCGTCATGACTCAGCTGATGTGTTGCGGCATTTGGATGAtcgtgaaaaaaatggatacgATAGACACTGTGTGCGGTTTTATCCTCATTCTCCTAGTGGAACACAAACGAATGATGCAAAAGATATTATCTTGTACGTAGCATCACAAGAAAACCCCTCCTTCGCTGGGCAACGAGGCAATTTGGAGGAAATAGCGAAACAAATTTCAACCGCATCTGGCGCGAGCGGGAGCAACTCAGAATATGTGTACAAACTAGCGGATGCCATGAGACAATTTTATCCTGGTGAACAAGACGAACATTTATTTCAACTAGAACAAATTGTTAAATTAATTGATAAAGGTGATATTCAAATGCATCACACTGGGATTCCCCTTTGTGATATAAATCACATTTGCCACGATGGATAA